A genomic segment from Deinococcus fonticola encodes:
- a CDS encoding ParA family protein — protein MYRIAVTSEKGGVGKSTLAFNLAGALSDRGKVVLVDEDTRIQSCLTWAGLASVPFRVLSPEQTRQGVQQADFLLVDSEGRPSRDDLAEMVGSFDRVLIPCGVSRLEIGSTLALWRALKDPGGVVRVVITKAPPVGRVGHDARDALRAAGVPCLDAVVRRYAAHERAAEVGGLVRDVRDDRAGEAWADVQAVAAEVVK, from the coding sequence ATGTACCGAATAGCCGTGACGTCTGAGAAGGGCGGCGTGGGGAAGTCCACCCTGGCTTTCAACCTGGCCGGGGCGCTGAGTGACCGGGGGAAGGTGGTACTGGTGGACGAAGACACCCGCATTCAGTCCTGCCTGACGTGGGCCGGGCTGGCCAGTGTGCCCTTCCGGGTGCTGTCGCCTGAGCAGACCAGGCAGGGAGTCCAGCAGGCGGACTTCCTTCTTGTGGACAGTGAAGGCAGACCATCACGGGATGACCTGGCGGAAATGGTGGGCAGCTTTGACCGGGTGCTGATCCCCTGCGGCGTCTCACGGCTGGAGATCGGTTCCACGCTGGCCCTGTGGCGTGCCCTGAAGGATCCGGGCGGCGTGGTGAGGGTGGTCATCACGAAAGCCCCGCCAGTGGGCCGTGTGGGCCATGATGCGCGGGATGCGCTGCGGGCGGCGGGTGTGCCCTGCCTGGACGCGGTGGTGAGGCGGTACGCGGCCCATGAACGGGCGGCTGAGGTGGGCGGCCTGGTGCGTGACGTGCGAGACGACCGCGCCGGGGAAGCGTGGGCAGACGTTCAGGCGGTGGCCGCAGAGGTGGTGAAGTGA